A portion of the Thunnus maccoyii chromosome 20, fThuMac1.1, whole genome shotgun sequence genome contains these proteins:
- the LOC121887280 gene encoding gap junction delta-3 protein-like translates to MGEWGFLGTVFESLQAHSPMLGRFWLLLMLVFRILILGTVASDLFEDEQEEFACNTLQPGCKQVCYDMAFPISQYRFWVFHIVLIATPSMLFLMYAMHHNNKRNNRPKNSQLSSQDYRETLNLRRLYIINVAFRIVAEIGFLVGQWLLYGFKVEAQFPCSRFPCPYTVDCFTSRPAEKTVFLYFYFGVGVLAAFSSCAELFYGSAKWFCCGKDRYIPERSCVCQNLHNFKHEEAEGEEKQQGKTGSESAPSSVRLKGGSLRNSTGRKVSSIGGKYRNGKYVSSRTLMV, encoded by the coding sequence ATGGGTGAATGGGGCTTCCTCGGTACGGTCTTTGAAAGCCTCCAGGCTCACTCGCCGATGCTTGGTCGTTTCTGGCTCCTGCTCATGCTTGTCTTTAGGATACTGATCCTGGGTACCGTGGCCAGTGACCTGTTTGAGGATGAGCAAGAAGAGTTTGCCTGCAACACGCTCCAGCCGGGCTGCAAACAGGTGTGCTACGACATGGCCTTCCCGATCTCCCAGTACCGATTCTGGGTGTTTCACATCGTCCTCATCGCAACACCTTCCATGCTTTTCCTCATGTATGCCATGCACCACAACAACAAGAGGAACAACCGCCCCAAAAACAGCCAACTTAGCAGCCAGGACTACAGAGAGACCCTTAATTTAAGGAGGCTGTACATTATCAACGTGGCCTTCCGTATAGTTGCAGAAATTGGCTTTCTAGTGGGCCAGTGGTTGCTGTACGGCTTCAAGGTGGAGGCCCAGTTCCCTTGTAGCCGCTTTCCTTGCCCTTACACAGTGGACTGCTTCACCTCACgtcctgcagagaaaacagtctTTCTCTACTTCTACTTCGGTGTAGGGGTTTTGGCGGCGTTCTCCAGCTGCGCAGAGCTTTTCTACGGCTCCGCAAAGTGGTTTTGTTGTGGCAAGGACCGCTACATACCGGAGCGCTCCTGTGTCTGCCAGAACCTCCACAACTTCAAGCATgaagaggcagagggagaggagaaacagCAAGGAAAGACAGGGTCAGAGAGTGCACCCAGCAGTGTGAGACTGAAGGGAGGATCGCTGAGGAACAGCACCGGTAGGAAGGTCTCCAGCATTGGTGGGAAGTACAGGAACGGCAAATATGTGAGCAGCAGGACACTCATGGTGTGA